In Synechococcus sp. UW69, a single genomic region encodes these proteins:
- a CDS encoding YegS/Rv2252/BmrU family lipid kinase: protein MPSTIVLNADPDVCPAMGTWITNNTQLLSGFSLLIAEDVIEELTLRHELGGLSIIPCRAIRDGGDISMAAKVLEGEISGLVHFPAPPEQMSRDVLAEPLVRAALLCDLPIALNPATASALLQGIKRSRRGYLIFNPISGQGDPETELAEIRSHLEPQFMLQVWKTQPDLDPAEQAKELIKEIKAFDAEGDGESIIIASGGDGTVGAVASALQGSDIPLGIIPRGTANAFSVALGIPTGVKAACTNLLLGNLRRVDVALCNDRPMILLAGLGFEAGMVDKASRELKNILGPMAYIFSGARQLVDQQPFQATLQIDGNEYQLDTSAITVANAAPASSVMAQGFGEVIPDDGLLEVIVATPKDRIGGFSVLSSLAWSAIKSSNANHSNIACFRTKQIQIKLNDVQKLVIDGEVLDAQTVTVSVNPQALQVVAPIPLKF from the coding sequence ATGCCCTCCACCATTGTCTTGAATGCCGATCCAGATGTTTGCCCCGCCATGGGGACCTGGATCACCAATAACACCCAGCTGCTCTCAGGTTTTTCTCTTCTCATCGCCGAAGACGTGATCGAGGAGCTCACCCTGCGCCATGAATTAGGTGGGCTTTCGATCATTCCCTGTCGTGCCATCCGTGACGGTGGGGATATCAGCATGGCGGCCAAGGTCCTCGAAGGAGAGATCAGTGGCCTGGTCCATTTCCCGGCTCCACCTGAACAAATGAGCAGGGATGTGCTCGCCGAACCACTGGTTCGTGCGGCCCTGCTCTGCGACTTGCCGATCGCCCTAAATCCAGCCACGGCATCCGCCCTGTTGCAAGGCATAAAACGCAGTCGGCGGGGCTATCTGATTTTCAATCCAATCTCCGGTCAAGGGGATCCTGAGACAGAACTCGCCGAGATTCGAAGTCATCTCGAACCACAATTCATGCTGCAGGTTTGGAAAACCCAGCCGGATCTTGATCCTGCCGAGCAAGCTAAAGAGTTGATCAAGGAGATCAAAGCATTCGATGCCGAAGGAGATGGCGAATCGATCATCATTGCCTCGGGCGGTGATGGAACCGTTGGTGCCGTTGCCAGTGCCCTGCAGGGCAGTGATATCCCTCTAGGCATTATTCCCCGTGGCACAGCCAACGCCTTTTCCGTTGCCCTGGGCATCCCCACAGGAGTGAAGGCCGCCTGCACCAATTTGCTTTTGGGCAATCTGCGACGGGTCGATGTGGCCTTGTGCAACGACCGGCCCATGATCCTGCTGGCTGGCCTTGGCTTTGAAGCGGGGATGGTGGATAAAGCCAGCCGTGAACTGAAAAACATCCTTGGCCCGATGGCCTACATCTTTTCTGGTGCCCGGCAGCTGGTGGATCAACAACCATTCCAAGCCACCCTGCAGATCGATGGCAACGAATACCAGCTGGATACGAGCGCCATCACCGTGGCCAATGCCGCACCAGCCAGTTCGGTGATGGCGCAGGGGTTCGGAGAAGTGATTCCCGATGATGGGCTTCTTGAAGTGATTGTGGCCACTCCCAAAGACCGCATTGGTGGTTTTTCGGTGCTGTCCAGCCTCGCCTGGTCGGCCATCAAAAGCAGCAACGCCAACCACAGCAACATTGCCTGTTTTCGAACCAAGCAGATTCAAATCAAGTTGAACGACGTTCAAAAACTGGTGATTGATGGAGAAGTGCTCGATGCACAAACCGTCACGGTGAGCGTGAACCCTCAAGCCTTGCAAGTGGTGGCACCCATCCCACTGAAATTTTGA
- a CDS encoding phosphatase PAP2 family protein — protein sequence MRRIELGLLVLALFGLGGVTGLPAQAAQPTYCESNVGSPSDLKELKHGLLQGYLDPKTLPDSLKLLAPPPAPGSAAQALDEEISKDNFSHEGTARWSQAATDADLHFPAAASIFSCSVGIEISEERTPRLYTLLRRSLTDAGLASYKAKNHYQRSRPFMSNGESICTPDDESALRSDGSYPSGHTSVGWAWALILSEIAPNQQDQILQRGMDYGRSRNICNVHWHSDVQAGQLIGAATVAQLHANPVFRADLRAARKEVKVQQATNNIANSISCKREQAALQP from the coding sequence ATGCGTCGGATTGAACTTGGTCTTTTGGTGTTAGCTCTTTTCGGTTTAGGAGGCGTCACAGGACTCCCTGCTCAAGCGGCACAACCCACCTACTGCGAATCCAACGTCGGATCACCCAGTGATCTGAAGGAGTTGAAACACGGGCTCCTGCAGGGCTACCTCGATCCGAAAACGCTTCCCGACTCCCTCAAACTGCTTGCTCCGCCGCCGGCACCTGGATCAGCAGCACAGGCACTCGATGAAGAGATCTCCAAGGACAATTTTTCACATGAAGGTACTGCACGCTGGAGTCAAGCAGCGACAGATGCCGATCTTCACTTCCCTGCCGCCGCATCGATTTTTTCCTGCAGTGTGGGCATCGAGATTTCCGAAGAACGCACACCAAGGCTTTACACGCTCCTTCGCCGATCACTCACCGATGCGGGATTGGCGTCCTACAAAGCCAAGAACCACTACCAGCGATCAAGGCCGTTCATGAGCAATGGGGAGTCGATCTGCACCCCTGATGATGAGAGTGCTCTGCGGTCCGACGGCTCCTATCCATCCGGGCACACCTCTGTGGGCTGGGCCTGGGCTCTAATCCTCAGTGAGATTGCCCCCAACCAACAGGATCAGATCCTGCAACGGGGAATGGATTACGGAAGGAGCCGAAACATCTGCAACGTGCACTGGCACAGCGACGTTCAAGCGGGGCAGCTCATTGGCGCAGCAACGGTCGCACAACTGCATGCCAACCCCGTATTCCGTGCTGATCTGCGGGCTGCACGCAAAGAAGTGAAGGTGCAGCAAGCCACCAACAACATTGCCAACTCGATCAGCTGCAAGCGGGAGCAAGCGGCATTGCAGCCCTAA
- the phnE gene encoding phosphonate ABC transporter, permease protein PhnE encodes MSASVDSYRAILRRHELRWRQQFLRVLVILTAVVGSLSVVGLFDPNRIATGVPAILNLLPEMFPPDFGRWQFWIKPLIDSMAMSIAGTSIAVFFSLLLCFFAARNTSPSRGLYVMATAILNVTRAVPELILGMILVAAVGFGALPGTLALGLHSVGMLGKFYAEAIELCDQEPIEAARSSGASELQVIVHSILPQVFPAMADVTFYRWEYNFRASMVVGAVGAGGIGLEIISALRIMEYQQVSALLLVVLVVVTALDSMSNALRHWMVQ; translated from the coding sequence ATGAGCGCTTCCGTTGATTCCTATCGCGCCATTCTTCGGCGCCATGAGCTGCGATGGCGGCAGCAATTCCTCCGTGTTCTGGTGATTCTCACGGCGGTGGTTGGTTCCCTGTCCGTTGTGGGCCTGTTTGATCCGAATCGAATCGCCACCGGGGTGCCGGCGATTTTGAACTTGCTGCCTGAAATGTTCCCACCGGATTTCGGGCGGTGGCAGTTCTGGATCAAGCCCTTGATCGACTCGATGGCCATGAGCATCGCGGGCACCTCAATCGCTGTTTTCTTCTCACTGTTGCTCTGTTTCTTCGCAGCAAGAAACACCAGCCCCAGCCGTGGCTTGTACGTCATGGCCACCGCAATACTCAACGTGACCCGAGCCGTTCCCGAGCTAATTCTCGGCATGATTCTTGTGGCCGCCGTGGGCTTCGGAGCACTGCCCGGAACGCTGGCCCTCGGTCTTCACTCCGTTGGCATGCTCGGCAAGTTCTACGCCGAGGCGATCGAGCTGTGTGATCAAGAACCGATCGAAGCCGCCCGCTCATCAGGGGCATCTGAACTGCAGGTGATCGTTCACAGCATCCTTCCCCAGGTGTTCCCAGCCATGGCGGATGTCACGTTCTACCGCTGGGAATACAACTTTCGAGCCTCGATGGTGGTGGGCGCCGTGGGTGCCGGCGGCATTGGCTTGGAAATCATCAGTGCCCTGCGGATCATGGAGTACCAACAGGTCTCAGCCCTGCTGTTGGTGGTGCTCGTGGTGGTTACGGCGCTCGATTCAATGAGCAATGCCCTGCGCCATTGGATGGTGCAATGA
- a CDS encoding phytanoyl-CoA dioxygenase family protein, which produces MTNITTHWDPKDLLQFKGLHQQDGVVHVPGLVASEAMAELLAWVDDISNASTLGRHYFESTAHGRVKARTEDFAKDHPPLHQFLTQGRVHDVLEALFGEPPVLFKEKINYKHPGAAGYAPHQDAPAYPYGSLHITMLLALDSADTSNGCLEFAKGAHHNGVIGVNADGCLPIEQASQLEWTPMPVAAGDAVFFNSFAPHRSGTNRSDRSRRALYVTYNASSEGDLRSEYYDHKKQALAEGRVSLINHFLGEDVS; this is translated from the coding sequence ATGACCAACATCACAACGCACTGGGATCCGAAGGATCTCCTTCAATTCAAAGGGCTTCATCAGCAAGACGGTGTCGTTCATGTGCCTGGCTTGGTGGCAAGCGAAGCCATGGCCGAGCTGTTGGCTTGGGTTGACGACATCTCCAACGCGTCAACCTTGGGGCGCCACTACTTCGAAAGCACAGCCCACGGCCGGGTCAAAGCGCGAACCGAAGACTTCGCCAAGGATCACCCTCCACTGCATCAGTTCCTAACCCAAGGGCGGGTGCACGACGTGCTCGAAGCATTGTTTGGCGAGCCACCGGTGCTGTTCAAGGAAAAGATCAACTACAAGCACCCCGGTGCAGCCGGGTATGCCCCCCATCAGGATGCACCGGCCTATCCGTATGGATCCCTGCACATCACGATGCTGCTGGCCTTGGATTCAGCTGATACCAGCAATGGTTGCTTGGAATTCGCCAAGGGGGCCCATCACAACGGGGTGATTGGAGTGAATGCCGATGGATGTCTACCGATTGAGCAGGCATCTCAACTTGAATGGACGCCGATGCCTGTGGCTGCTGGAGACGCTGTGTTCTTCAACTCCTTTGCGCCGCACCGCAGCGGCACCAACCGCTCTGATCGTTCACGCCGCGCGCTGTACGTCACCTACAACGCCAGCTCCGAAGGCGATTTGAGATCGGAGTACTACGACCACAAAAAGCAGGCGCTGGCTGAAGGGCGCGTCAGCTTGATCAACCATTTTCTCGGGGAGGACGTCTCATGA
- a CDS encoding metallophosphoesterase: MNFASDPPLQRKISQMGKRVRWQHPELIRRGIDQTRLVINNANGTPAAHDAFHFLVLGDSGTGRHRRHSPPRRIAERLLPHKKGAAFLLHTGDVVYLVGAADQYRDNFLKPYREWLHHSEDWQTISHEGLVFNQPFLPVPGNHDYYDLSIPVALIAGVTLPLRRHLQWMHDIDAGWRGSRQGETYARAFLDVLADIPLTHLGDHLDKHYDVSWDGKRCLRYQPGINTRLPNRYYRFRHSGVDVFAIDSNTLLTTAKPSTSNVKRRQELRSLEQQQANLYRDLANSNLSEENRDALLDELETLQEECFDLQRHFRPSASVDQEQLTWLKQGLIASHRDPDARGRILTMHHPAYVTEKTKWSQADTQAIRNHLRDVFDEVASSLGGALNSPLVDLVLSGHAHCMEVLRTHETGHADREINWVICGGSGYGLRMQRREGPELIEQGEAGNSSVIASNNLFIGRNWNGTAEGDAYSGLRIDIAEGKPLRMSLTPLVSSRTSKGWIDAEPAPITLGG, encoded by the coding sequence TTGAATTTCGCCAGCGATCCCCCCCTTCAACGCAAGATCAGCCAGATGGGCAAGCGCGTGCGCTGGCAGCATCCGGAGCTGATACGTCGCGGGATCGATCAAACCCGACTCGTAATCAACAACGCCAATGGCACCCCTGCAGCGCACGATGCCTTTCACTTCTTAGTTCTTGGCGACAGTGGCACTGGCCGTCATCGGCGGCACAGCCCACCCCGTCGAATTGCGGAACGACTTCTGCCCCACAAAAAAGGCGCTGCCTTTTTGCTCCACACCGGAGATGTGGTGTATCTGGTGGGGGCTGCTGATCAGTACCGCGACAACTTTCTGAAGCCCTACAGGGAGTGGCTCCATCACAGTGAGGATTGGCAAACCATCAGCCATGAGGGGCTTGTCTTCAACCAACCCTTCCTTCCGGTTCCGGGAAATCACGACTACTACGACCTCTCCATTCCGGTGGCATTGATTGCAGGTGTCACCCTGCCATTGCGGCGGCATCTGCAATGGATGCATGACATCGACGCCGGATGGCGCGGCTCACGGCAGGGGGAAACCTATGCCCGCGCATTCCTTGATGTTCTCGCCGACATCCCCTTAACCCATCTCGGCGATCACCTTGACAAGCACTACGACGTCTCGTGGGACGGAAAACGATGCCTGCGCTACCAACCCGGGATCAACACTCGATTGCCCAACCGCTACTACCGCTTCCGGCATTCGGGTGTTGACGTTTTTGCAATCGATTCGAACACACTGTTGACAACAGCCAAGCCGTCGACAAGCAACGTTAAACGTCGGCAAGAGCTACGCAGTCTTGAACAACAACAAGCCAATCTCTATAGAGATTTGGCGAACAGCAATCTCAGCGAAGAGAATCGCGATGCACTCCTCGATGAACTTGAAACGCTTCAGGAGGAATGCTTCGATCTTCAACGCCATTTCAGGCCCAGTGCATCCGTTGATCAAGAGCAACTGACCTGGCTCAAGCAAGGGCTAATCGCGTCCCATCGTGATCCCGACGCACGTGGACGCATCTTGACGATGCATCACCCCGCTTATGTCACAGAAAAAACCAAATGGAGTCAGGCCGATACGCAGGCGATTCGCAACCACCTCAGGGATGTCTTCGACGAGGTTGCTTCATCTCTTGGGGGCGCCCTTAATTCACCTTTAGTAGATCTTGTTCTCAGTGGCCATGCCCACTGCATGGAGGTGCTGCGTACCCATGAAACCGGACACGCCGATCGCGAGATCAACTGGGTGATCTGCGGCGGAAGCGGCTATGGGCTCCGCATGCAACGGCGTGAGGGCCCTGAGCTGATCGAACAGGGCGAGGCAGGAAACAGCAGCGTGATCGCCAGCAACAACCTCTTCATCGGACGGAACTGGAATGGCACTGCTGAAGGAGATGCCTACAGCGGCCTGCGCATCGACATTGCTGAGGGAAAGCCGCTCAGGATGTCCTTAACACCGTTGGTGTCGTCCCGAACCAGCAAGGGATGGATTGATGCAGAACCTGCTCCAATCACTCTGGGGGGGTAG
- a CDS encoding phosphonate dehydrogenase has translation MTTLVSHQHRPHLVVTNYVQEEVIDFLSEFARVTANRSREPWSRRSLLEAAADADGLLMFMPDCVDADFLDHCPRLRSIAGALRGFDNFDLSACDAREIRYQFIPNLLAAPTAELTVAMLISLARSIPAGDAFVRTGQFPGWRPNFYSKGVINSTVGIVGMGQLGLEFAERMRGFGATILYSDPIRLDRQSEQRLELQHVEFNDVIEHSDHLVLMVPLTNDTLHLINADVLARCKPGAVLINPCRGSVVDEQAVVQALQSGQLGGYGADVFEMEDWARQDHPNSIPQALLDQRDHTVLTPHIGSAVQSIRDDIAMTAARNLKALVQTTLLPIR, from the coding sequence ATGACAACCCTCGTAAGCCATCAACACCGGCCCCATCTGGTGGTCACGAACTATGTGCAAGAGGAGGTCATTGACTTCCTCTCCGAATTCGCACGGGTCACCGCCAATCGCAGCCGGGAACCCTGGAGCCGTCGATCTTTGCTGGAGGCAGCAGCGGACGCCGACGGCCTGCTGATGTTCATGCCGGATTGCGTCGATGCCGACTTTCTTGATCACTGCCCGCGGCTGCGCTCGATTGCCGGAGCCCTGCGTGGTTTCGACAACTTCGATCTCTCCGCCTGCGATGCACGGGAGATTCGCTATCAATTCATCCCCAATTTGTTGGCGGCACCAACGGCAGAACTCACCGTTGCGATGCTGATCAGCCTGGCGCGATCCATCCCGGCAGGGGACGCCTTTGTGCGCACAGGTCAGTTCCCTGGATGGCGGCCGAACTTCTACTCCAAAGGAGTGATTAACAGCACAGTTGGCATCGTGGGAATGGGGCAACTCGGCCTTGAATTCGCCGAGCGCATGCGGGGCTTCGGCGCAACGATCCTCTACAGCGATCCCATTCGTCTTGATCGCCAATCTGAGCAACGTCTTGAACTGCAGCATGTGGAGTTCAACGACGTAATTGAACACAGTGATCACCTGGTGCTGATGGTGCCGCTCACAAACGACACGCTGCATCTGATCAATGCGGATGTATTGGCCCGTTGCAAGCCGGGAGCGGTGCTGATCAATCCATGCCGCGGCTCGGTGGTGGATGAACAGGCTGTTGTGCAGGCACTGCAATCGGGCCAGCTGGGGGGCTACGGAGCAGATGTTTTTGAGATGGAGGACTGGGCCCGACAGGACCACCCCAATTCCATTCCCCAGGCCTTGCTCGATCAACGCGATCACACCGTGCTCACGCCGCACATCGGTTCGGCCGTCCAATCGATCCGCGACGACATCGCCATGACGGCGGCCCGCAATCTCAAGGCACTTGTTCAGACCACCCTGTTGCCGATCAGATGA
- a CDS encoding HD domain-containing protein, producing the protein MTALADHAMEWMKSMQAGGREERVDLLFAYLNTHGQSSYDPSVTQLEHALQTALLAHQESHQPHMVVASLLHDIGHLMIDEHDERGDFLDQDCAHEAVAARALSVFFPAQVVAPVQRHVSAKRLLCSLDETYYAGLSDASKRSFAVQGGELSRSEAMRLLELEGMNDAMALRRWDDRAKVHGVEVPDLDAYRQVVLDHLL; encoded by the coding sequence ATGACTGCACTGGCCGACCACGCCATGGAATGGATGAAATCCATGCAAGCGGGGGGTCGCGAAGAGCGCGTTGATCTGCTCTTCGCCTATCTCAACACCCACGGGCAATCCAGCTACGACCCATCGGTGACGCAGCTGGAGCATGCTTTGCAGACAGCACTTCTGGCACACCAGGAGTCGCACCAGCCCCACATGGTGGTGGCATCACTGCTTCATGACATCGGCCATCTGATGATCGATGAACACGATGAACGGGGAGATTTCCTCGATCAAGACTGTGCCCATGAGGCCGTCGCAGCCCGAGCACTCTCGGTGTTCTTCCCTGCGCAGGTCGTTGCCCCCGTACAGCGTCATGTCTCAGCCAAACGGCTGCTGTGTTCGCTGGATGAGACGTATTACGCGGGGCTATCGGATGCGTCGAAACGCAGTTTCGCTGTGCAGGGTGGAGAACTGAGCCGTTCAGAAGCGATGCGTCTCTTGGAATTGGAGGGGATGAACGATGCCATGGCGCTGCGGCGCTGGGACGACCGGGCCAAGGTTCACGGGGTTGAAGTGCCCGACTTGGATGCCTACCGGCAGGTCGTCTTGGACCATCTCCTGTAA